A stretch of the Chloroflexota bacterium genome encodes the following:
- a CDS encoding cysteine desulfurase family protein, which translates to MQSPRVYLDHTATAPIDPSVWEAMLPYFTERWSSPGALYRAGRAMKRELEDARRRAATVLGGEPAEVVFTSSGTESINLALRGVALATQHRGRHLITTQVEHRAVLDTASQLEKQGWRVTYLPVDGAGVVQLDALTAALDDETVLVSVMMANNEVGSLQPLDAIVRTVKAAQPMAVVHTDAVAAAGYLPIEVTSLGVDLLSISAHKIGGPKGAGLLWARRGVLLQPILTGDDRERGRRAGQEDVPAIMGMVKALELALPSCSERSAAAGVLARKLIDGILASIPGAVLTGHPTQRVPHVASFCFEGVDGEALLQQLDLRGIAAAAGSACTSATLEPSHVLRAMGVPSALAEGNLRLSLGVENTEGDIDQVLAVLPSIIERMRALRAS; encoded by the coding sequence GTGCAATCTCCCCGTGTTTATCTCGACCACACGGCCACCGCGCCCATCGATCCGTCGGTATGGGAGGCGATGCTCCCGTACTTCACCGAGCGTTGGAGCAGCCCTGGTGCGCTCTACCGCGCCGGTCGTGCGATGAAGCGCGAGCTGGAGGATGCGCGGAGACGCGCGGCGACGGTCCTCGGCGGCGAGCCCGCGGAGGTGGTGTTCACCAGCTCCGGCACGGAGTCCATCAACCTCGCCCTTCGCGGCGTCGCCCTCGCGACCCAGCATCGCGGCCGCCATCTTATCACCACGCAGGTGGAGCACCGCGCGGTGCTGGATACCGCGAGCCAGCTGGAGAAGCAGGGCTGGCGCGTCACCTATCTTCCCGTCGATGGCGCCGGCGTGGTTCAGCTCGATGCTCTGACCGCCGCGCTCGATGACGAGACGGTGCTGGTCTCGGTCATGATGGCCAACAACGAGGTCGGCTCGCTCCAGCCGCTCGACGCGATCGTGCGCACCGTGAAGGCCGCCCAGCCGATGGCGGTCGTCCACACGGACGCCGTGGCCGCTGCTGGTTACCTTCCCATCGAGGTTACTTCGCTTGGCGTGGACCTTCTCTCGATCTCGGCGCACAAGATCGGCGGTCCGAAAGGCGCTGGTCTGCTGTGGGCACGGCGGGGCGTGCTGCTTCAGCCGATCCTCACCGGCGACGATCGCGAGCGCGGTCGGCGCGCCGGCCAAGAGGACGTGCCTGCCATCATGGGGATGGTGAAGGCGCTGGAGCTGGCGCTGCCGTCGTGCTCCGAGCGCTCGGCCGCCGCGGGGGTTCTGGCGCGCAAGCTCATCGATGGGATCCTCGCCTCAATCCCCGGAGCTGTGTTGACCGGCCATCCGACCCAGCGCGTGCCGCACGTGGCGAGCTTCTGTTTTGAGGGTGTGGATGGAGAGGCGCTGCTCCAGCAGCTCGACTTGAGAGGAATCGCGGCTGCTGCCGGATCAGCCTGCACATCGGCCACGCTGGAGCCGTCGCACGTGCTGAGGGCGATGGGCGTCCCGTCGGCTTTGGCGGAGGGCAATCTTCGACTCAGCCTCGGCGTCGAGAACACCGAGGGTGATATCGACCAAGTTCTCGCCGTGCTGCCGTCGATCATCGAGCGGATGCGCGCGCTGCGCGCATCGTGA
- a CDS encoding ATP-binding protein yields the protein MSPGAFAGTSWDDTLHPTRFPPAIQHQVERLRSGTFLANAVNIVAARKPGVGNSHPLEAIGHELITQGHALFWTPTSMLVQRLLAAKGDLRLPQLLAQLDRFACVIDIGYVQHDRDEMDVLFTLLAVRCERRSVAITTNLVFSEWDRISRDPMTTMAAIDRVVHHSVTLDPKGMERYRAKEAIEQRRSMGEEQAV from the coding sequence ATGTCACCGGGGGCGTTCGCCGGGACTTCGTGGGACGACACGCTCCATCCCACGCGCTTCCCACCAGCTATCCAGCACCAGGTGGAGCGGCTGCGGAGCGGTACATTCCTTGCGAACGCGGTCAACATCGTGGCCGCCCGGAAGCCGGGGGTCGGCAACTCCCATCCGCTGGAGGCAATCGGCCACGAGCTGATCACGCAAGGCCATGCGCTATTCTGGACCCCGACATCGATGCTCGTGCAGCGCCTCCTGGCCGCGAAGGGGGACCTGCGGCTGCCGCAGCTCCTGGCGCAGCTCGACCGGTTCGCCTGCGTGATCGACATTGGCTACGTGCAGCACGACCGGGACGAGATGGACGTGCTCTTCACGCTCCTGGCAGTACGCTGCGAGCGGCGAAGTGTGGCGATCACGACGAACCTCGTGTTCTCCGAGTGGGATCGGATCTCCAGGGATCCCATGACGACGATGGCAGCAATTGACCGGGTCGTGCACCATTCAGTGACCCTGGACCCCAAGGGGATGGAACGCTACCGGGCCAAGGAGGCCATCGAGCAGCGACGATCAATGGGTGAGGAGCAAGCGGTGTGA
- a CDS encoding SDR family oxidoreductase, with protein sequence MDLELAGKAAVVTGSSRGIGKHIAIALAREGCNVALSGRARDTLLVTGQEIRDLGARCIEVEGDLSIPGAPERLIDAARQAFGRLDVLVNCVGGGRGRTFLETSDEDWQGTLDANVFPAIRSSRAAIPIMREHGGGSIIIISSIYGREVAPLPDEAPAYSAAYHLAKMAEISLSKTMARELSPMGIRVNVVAPGSILFPGGTWDRRLNADPERIQRFVRQEMPLGRFGRPEEVAAVVAFLASPRASLVTGACIPVDGGQTRSAI encoded by the coding sequence ATGGACCTCGAGCTGGCCGGGAAGGCCGCGGTTGTCACCGGCTCGTCCCGGGGAATCGGCAAGCACATCGCCATCGCCTTGGCGCGCGAAGGCTGCAACGTGGCCCTCTCCGGTCGCGCCCGCGATACGCTCCTCGTGACCGGGCAAGAGATCCGCGACCTCGGTGCGCGGTGCATCGAAGTGGAAGGGGACCTGTCTATTCCGGGCGCGCCGGAGCGCCTGATCGATGCCGCGCGCCAGGCGTTCGGCCGCCTCGACGTCCTGGTCAACTGTGTTGGAGGAGGCCGCGGGCGCACGTTTCTCGAGACGAGCGACGAAGATTGGCAGGGAACCCTCGACGCCAACGTCTTTCCCGCCATTCGCTCCAGCCGCGCCGCGATCCCGATCATGAGAGAGCATGGCGGCGGCTCCATCATCATCATCTCGTCCATCTACGGCCGCGAGGTCGCGCCCCTGCCCGACGAGGCGCCGGCCTACAGCGCCGCCTACCATCTCGCGAAGATGGCGGAGATCAGCCTTTCAAAGACGATGGCGCGCGAACTTTCCCCCATGGGAATCCGCGTCAACGTCGTAGCGCCCGGCTCGATCCTCTTCCCGGGCGGCACCTGGGACCGACGTCTGAACGCGGATCCGGAGCGGATCCAGCGCTTCGTGCGCCAGGAGATGCCCCTCGGCCGCTTCGGTCGGCCGGAGGAGGTCGCGGCCGTTGTGGCGTTCCTCGCCTCGCCGCGTGCGAGCCTGGTAACCGGCGCGTGCATACCGGTGGACGGCGGCCAGACGCGATCCGCGATTTAA
- a CDS encoding class II aldolase/adducin family protein, with translation MPFDTSDLDVREKLALGCRILAMEGHGDVIWGHMSLRDPEDPTRFWMKANSVGLEEITPDDLVLIDFDGNKIAGMRQRHNEFPIHAEIMRRRPEVNVVVHTHPTLPTVLGSSGRTILPVTHEGCFFYPPAIPVFTEMTDLIVTREQGESVAAALGSHRALFMKNHGIAIAAETIEEAVVASMLLEKASRAQIAAISLGDVPASPDEEALAKRQHIYHPEAIVRAWHYLLRKTQKWDGMPR, from the coding sequence ATGCCCTTCGATACCTCTGATCTCGACGTGCGCGAAAAATTGGCCCTCGGGTGTCGCATCTTGGCCATGGAGGGCCACGGCGACGTCATCTGGGGCCACATGTCGCTGCGCGATCCGGAGGACCCCACACGCTTCTGGATGAAGGCCAACAGCGTCGGACTCGAGGAGATCACCCCCGACGACCTCGTGCTCATCGACTTCGACGGCAACAAGATCGCCGGGATGCGCCAGCGCCACAACGAGTTCCCGATCCACGCGGAGATCATGCGGCGCCGACCGGAGGTCAACGTCGTCGTCCACACCCACCCAACCCTGCCGACGGTCCTCGGGTCGAGCGGCAGGACGATCCTTCCCGTCACCCATGAAGGGTGCTTCTTCTACCCGCCCGCCATCCCGGTGTTCACGGAGATGACGGACCTCATCGTGACGCGAGAACAGGGTGAGTCCGTCGCGGCGGCGCTCGGTTCGCACCGCGCCCTGTTCATGAAGAACCACGGCATCGCCATTGCTGCGGAGACGATCGAGGAGGCGGTGGTAGCATCGATGCTGCTGGAAAAGGCCTCGCGCGCGCAAATCGCCGCCATCAGCCTGGGCGACGTGCCAGCCTCGCCGGACGAAGAGGCGCTGGCGAAGCGCCAGCACATCTATCACCCGGAGGCGATCGTTCGGGCGTGGCATTATTTACTGCGCAAGACACAAAAGTGGGACGGCATGCCCCGCTGA
- a CDS encoding thiamine pyrophosphate-binding protein, producing MATTESRTRVDVPVGVDDAAGRPAWGSDLVMDMLRLLDVEYAAILPGSSFRGIHDSAVNYTANRRPQLVLCNHEMITVSLARGYAKVTGRPMAAIVHDFVGLLNAAMTIYDAWCDRVPVLILGGTGPMDATKRRPWIDWIHTANLQGVAVRDFTKWDDQPSSVAAIPDSLLRAHRIATTEPAGPVYVCFDVSHQEEAITEPIPLPDAARFRAAPPPAPDAGALREAARLLVEAELPLCLADRVGRSAEAVRQLVELAELLAMPVVNLGTRHSFPTPHLLDFAGLARELSAEADVVLGLEPVDLGGSLRPMTNAAGRSAPDRSGRVQRVINVSLDELIHRALTTDYQALPAVDVPILSDSAATLPYLIEECRSRINDAARVRIERRRQALAPRQEQMRERQRRQVDAHLRQPGITEARLATAVWGAVKDEDFVFTSGRLSRMAPGVCAIPGPERNVGGGGGGAVGAGPGAALGAALALQDTGKLPVAVLGDGEFLSSIQALWTAAHHGIPSLWVINNNRSYYNDEAHQKHIAQVRERPLENAWVAQRIQNPEIDYASVARDFGVGGEGPITDPADLEPALRRAVEEAKRGQLVVVDVRTETREEA from the coding sequence ATGGCCACAACTGAGTCGCGAACTCGAGTCGACGTGCCGGTCGGAGTCGACGATGCCGCGGGGCGGCCCGCCTGGGGCTCCGACCTCGTCATGGACATGCTGCGGCTTCTCGACGTCGAATATGCCGCGATCCTGCCTGGCTCGTCCTTCCGGGGAATCCACGATTCGGCCGTCAACTACACGGCAAATCGGCGCCCGCAGCTCGTGCTCTGCAACCACGAAATGATCACTGTCTCCTTGGCCCGGGGCTACGCAAAGGTCACCGGCCGGCCGATGGCGGCGATCGTCCATGATTTCGTCGGGCTGCTGAACGCCGCGATGACCATCTACGACGCGTGGTGCGATCGCGTGCCGGTTCTGATTCTCGGCGGAACCGGCCCCATGGACGCGACGAAGCGGCGTCCCTGGATCGACTGGATCCACACCGCCAACCTGCAGGGCGTGGCGGTCCGCGATTTCACCAAATGGGACGACCAGCCTAGCTCGGTGGCTGCCATCCCCGACTCTCTCCTCCGCGCACACCGTATCGCGACCACGGAGCCGGCCGGGCCGGTCTACGTGTGCTTCGATGTCAGCCATCAGGAGGAAGCCATCACCGAGCCCATCCCGCTTCCGGACGCGGCGCGGTTTCGCGCGGCGCCGCCCCCCGCCCCGGACGCGGGCGCCCTCCGTGAAGCTGCGCGGTTGCTCGTCGAAGCGGAGCTTCCGCTTTGCCTCGCCGACCGGGTCGGTCGGTCAGCAGAGGCGGTCCGCCAGCTTGTCGAGCTGGCGGAGCTCCTCGCGATGCCCGTCGTGAATCTGGGTACGCGCCACAGCTTCCCGACCCCTCATCTTCTCGACTTCGCCGGGCTTGCGCGGGAGTTGTCCGCCGAGGCGGACGTCGTCCTCGGGCTCGAGCCGGTGGACTTGGGCGGCTCCCTGCGCCCCATGACCAACGCAGCCGGACGGTCCGCCCCCGACCGGAGCGGCCGAGTGCAGCGCGTGATCAACGTGTCGCTGGACGAGCTGATCCATCGCGCCCTGACGACCGACTACCAGGCGCTGCCGGCCGTCGACGTGCCGATTCTCTCCGATTCAGCGGCCACGCTGCCCTACCTCATTGAAGAATGCCGATCGCGAATCAACGACGCCGCACGCGTTCGGATCGAGCGGCGCAGGCAGGCCCTCGCGCCGAGGCAAGAGCAGATGCGCGAGCGGCAGCGACGACAGGTGGACGCGCATCTTCGCCAGCCCGGCATCACGGAGGCCCGGTTGGCGACCGCCGTGTGGGGCGCCGTGAAGGACGAAGACTTCGTCTTCACGTCGGGTCGGCTGAGCCGCATGGCGCCGGGCGTGTGCGCGATTCCGGGGCCCGAGCGCAACGTGGGCGGCGGAGGCGGCGGCGCAGTTGGCGCCGGTCCCGGCGCGGCGCTTGGCGCGGCCCTCGCCCTGCAGGACACGGGCAAGCTCCCCGTCGCAGTCCTCGGAGATGGCGAGTTCCTGTCTTCCATCCAGGCGCTCTGGACGGCTGCGCACCATGGCATCCCATCGCTGTGGGTCATCAACAACAACCGCTCGTACTACAACGACGAGGCGCACCAAAAGCACATCGCGCAGGTGCGCGAGCGGCCGCTGGAGAACGCGTGGGTGGCCCAGCGCATCCAGAATCCGGAGATCGATTACGCGAGCGTCGCGCGCGACTTCGGCGTGGGAGGCGAGGGCCCCATCACGGACCCAGCGGACCTCGAACCGGCGCTCCGTCGAGCGGTCGAGGAGGCCAAACGCGGGCAGCTCGTCGTCGTCGATGTGCGGACGGAGACCCGCGAAGAAGCGTAG
- a CDS encoding benzoate-CoA ligase family protein, giving the protein MEFDLSLDVPETFNMASVLVDRHVAEGRGSRVAIHYQDDSITYADLLKRVNKAGNMLRDQGIEIEDRVLILTTDRPEFIESFVGAMKIGAVPVPINTLSERDDLAYYIEDSRAAAVIADDQFLRRLEGFPGTFRYLKRVFVLPDADSSQTSASIAKSLGPRAAELSYRDAFAAASDELEVEPTSRDDPSYWLYSSGTTGPAKGTVHLHQDMVYCTSTWLREVSKPTPDDRNFTASKLFTSYGLVNGLYQPLMACNATVLMPGPPTTQAVVDTIARYRPTIFFTVPALYNNILNDHAAGKLQVDLSSVRLCISAGDALPPVIYDRWLETFGIELLDGIGSTEFGYIYIQNLPGRARPGSSGQLLPGYNAKILDEDGHPVPQGEVGELYVQSPSFAFAYWKKRDRSRDTFRGPWLKTGDLYTLDADGYYHYEGRADDMFKVNAQWVSPIEVEGVLLRHPSVAEVAVVPYKQADGRIKPRAHVVLRDGSAGGSELADALVRFCAEGLDRDHLYKCPQEIRFESDPLPKTASGKIQRHKLRQR; this is encoded by the coding sequence ATGGAGTTCGACCTGAGCCTCGACGTTCCAGAAACCTTCAATATGGCGAGCGTACTCGTCGATCGCCACGTCGCGGAGGGGCGCGGCAGCCGAGTGGCCATCCACTACCAGGACGACTCCATCACGTACGCGGATCTGCTCAAACGCGTCAACAAAGCCGGCAACATGCTGCGCGACCAAGGGATCGAGATCGAGGACCGCGTCCTCATCCTTACGACGGACCGGCCGGAATTCATCGAGAGCTTCGTCGGCGCCATGAAGATCGGAGCGGTCCCCGTCCCGATTAACACCCTCTCGGAGCGTGACGACCTCGCTTACTACATCGAGGACTCGCGCGCCGCCGCCGTCATCGCCGACGACCAATTTCTGCGCCGCCTCGAAGGCTTTCCGGGCACATTTCGCTACCTGAAGCGCGTGTTCGTGCTCCCCGACGCAGACAGCAGCCAGACGTCCGCCTCGATCGCCAAGTCGCTCGGCCCACGGGCCGCCGAGCTTTCGTACCGCGACGCCTTCGCAGCCGCCTCCGATGAGCTGGAGGTCGAGCCGACCAGCCGCGACGATCCGTCGTACTGGCTGTACAGCTCGGGCACGACGGGTCCGGCGAAGGGAACGGTGCACCTGCACCAGGACATGGTCTACTGTACGAGCACCTGGCTCCGTGAGGTGTCGAAGCCCACGCCAGACGATCGGAACTTCACGGCCTCGAAGCTCTTCACCTCGTACGGCCTCGTCAACGGGCTCTATCAGCCCCTCATGGCCTGCAACGCGACCGTCCTCATGCCGGGCCCGCCCACCACGCAGGCTGTGGTCGACACGATCGCCCGTTATCGGCCGACGATCTTTTTCACCGTGCCCGCGTTGTACAACAACATCTTGAACGACCACGCGGCGGGCAAGCTTCAGGTCGACCTCTCGTCCGTGCGGTTGTGCATCTCCGCGGGGGACGCGCTGCCGCCGGTGATCTACGATCGCTGGCTCGAAACCTTCGGGATCGAGCTGCTGGACGGCATCGGGTCGACAGAGTTCGGATACATCTACATTCAGAACCTGCCGGGCAGGGCCCGGCCCGGCTCGAGCGGCCAGCTGCTGCCCGGCTATAACGCCAAGATCCTCGACGAGGACGGCCACCCCGTGCCCCAGGGTGAGGTGGGAGAGCTGTACGTGCAGTCGCCATCCTTCGCCTTCGCGTACTGGAAGAAGCGGGACCGAAGTCGGGACACGTTCCGCGGGCCCTGGCTCAAGACGGGGGACCTTTACACCCTCGACGCCGACGGCTACTACCACTACGAGGGCCGGGCGGATGACATGTTCAAAGTAAACGCGCAGTGGGTCTCCCCTATCGAGGTGGAAGGGGTGCTGCTGCGCCATCCCAGCGTCGCCGAGGTCGCCGTGGTCCCGTACAAGCAGGCGGACGGGCGGATCAAACCTCGAGCGCACGTCGTGCTGCGCGACGGGAGCGCGGGCGGGTCCGAGCTGGCTGACGCCCTCGTGCGGTTCTGCGCGGAAGGGCTCGATCGCGACCATCTGTACAAGTGTCCACAGGAGATCCGGTTCGAGTCCGATCCGCTCCCGAAAACCGCGAGCGGCAAGATCCAGCGTCACAAGCTTCGACAGAGGTAG
- a CDS encoding helix-turn-helix domain-containing protein, with amino-acid sequence MRISARGGTQLVGSNIEIRPNAVYTLAEVCQILRISDATARRWLKAGKLRAARVGRAYRVLGSQLLDALDQDRFTERERRIS; translated from the coding sequence ATGCGTATCAGCGCGCGCGGAGGCACGCAATTGGTTGGCTCAAATATCGAGATTCGCCCGAATGCTGTCTACACGTTGGCGGAAGTTTGCCAGATCCTCCGTATCAGCGACGCCACAGCACGCAGGTGGCTGAAAGCCGGAAAGCTGCGCGCGGCTCGTGTGGGCCGGGCCTATCGCGTGTTGGGAAGCCAGCTCTTGGACGCCCTGGACCAGGACCGATTCACCGAACGCGAACGCCGGATCTCATAG
- a CDS encoding helix-turn-helix transcriptional regulator translates to MTDDPDRDVEKRKANDAEFAQAWDAAGSELAVQKAVIAARLAAGLSQRQLADRIGTSQSAIARMEAGTYHPRVETLLRLADALHNTFEIDGTGVRVRPAA, encoded by the coding sequence GTGACGGATGATCCCGACCGTGATGTCGAGAAGCGCAAGGCAAACGACGCTGAATTCGCGCAAGCCTGGGACGCGGCCGGTAGCGAACTCGCCGTCCAGAAAGCAGTGATCGCGGCCCGGCTCGCGGCCGGGCTGAGCCAGCGGCAGCTCGCTGATCGGATCGGCACCAGCCAGTCAGCGATTGCCCGAATGGAGGCGGGAACGTACCACCCAAGGGTTGAGACGCTGTTGCGTCTGGCTGACGCGCTGCACAATACGTTCGAGATCGACGGAACTGGGGTGCGCGTGAGACCAGCTGCCTGA
- a CDS encoding sulfite exporter TauE/SafE family protein — protein sequence MIESGVRPSRPGVAFLFAVPIGVLGGLIGLGGAEFRLPVLAGVLGYAARQAVSLNLAVSMVTLAASLAIRGTTLSLAPLAPLAPVLPALIAGAMVTAFIGPALAGRLSNEQLERVILVLLVGIGLALIVEGLVAKESGGLIPLVLAGQVLAGVGFGLAIGLVSSLLGVAGGELIIPTLVFAFGADIKTAGTGSLLVSLPTVFVGLVRYARLGAFADGQPWLDTVAPMGVGSIIGALIGGAIVGVIPAGILKIGLGVILNVSALRIFHHTRSSRRA from the coding sequence GTGATTGAATCGGGTGTCCGACCATCGCGTCCGGGGGTGGCCTTCCTGTTCGCGGTGCCGATCGGGGTTCTGGGTGGGCTTATCGGCCTGGGGGGAGCGGAGTTCCGCTTGCCGGTCCTGGCCGGGGTGCTGGGCTATGCGGCGCGGCAAGCGGTATCCCTGAATCTGGCCGTGAGCATGGTGACGCTCGCAGCCTCGCTGGCGATCCGGGGGACGACGCTCTCCCTGGCTCCCCTCGCGCCATTGGCACCAGTCCTTCCGGCGCTTATCGCAGGAGCGATGGTGACGGCCTTCATCGGACCAGCCCTCGCCGGACGGCTGTCCAACGAGCAGCTCGAACGGGTGATTCTGGTACTGCTCGTGGGCATCGGCCTGGCGCTCATCGTGGAGGGGCTAGTGGCCAAGGAGAGCGGTGGGCTGATCCCGCTGGTTCTCGCCGGGCAGGTGCTGGCGGGTGTCGGGTTCGGGCTGGCGATCGGGCTCGTAAGCAGCCTGCTGGGCGTGGCTGGCGGGGAGCTGATCATCCCCACGCTCGTGTTCGCATTCGGCGCGGATATCAAGACGGCCGGGACCGGGAGCCTGCTCGTCAGTCTCCCAACCGTGTTCGTGGGACTCGTCCGTTACGCGCGGCTGGGAGCCTTTGCCGACGGACAGCCGTGGCTCGACACCGTCGCCCCAATGGGGGTGGGCTCGATCATCGGGGCGCTGATCGGCGGAGCCATCGTGGGGGTCATCCCGGCCGGCATCTTGAAGATCGGCCTCGGGGTCATCCTCAACGTGTCAGCCCTCCGGATCTTTCACCACACGCGCTCCTCGCGGCGTGCCTAG